The following are encoded in a window of Ictalurus punctatus breed USDA103 chromosome 13, Coco_2.0, whole genome shotgun sequence genomic DNA:
- the LOC128634535 gene encoding interferon a3, with translation MFLRLVHLCVIVTLCSVSSGFSCRWINPKFKQHHGECLALLREMGEEISVNSSIPDNWRHWFFNQSHSQPEKQIWFIVQTLDEVSRLLEDSDSVSWNKDKLDTFLHMLDLQANGLRSCLEHKMKKNQRLPLYFKRLRDLTKNDKQEKNEAWEWIRKELLQLFVLFDFFPALSLNRAANDIQ, from the exons ATGTTTCTACGTTTGGTGCACCTTTGTGTCATTGTGACTCTGTGCAGTGTGAGCTCTGGCTTCAGCTGTCGATGGATCAATCCTAAATTCAAGCAGCATCATGGGGAATGTTTAGCACTGCTTAGAGAAATG GGAGAGGAAATCAGCGTCAACTCCTCCATCCCAGATAACTGGCGTCACTGGTTCTTTAACCAAAGCCATTCTCAG CCAGAGAAACAGATCTGGTTCATCGTTCAGACTCTGGACGAGGTCTCTCGTTTATTGGAAGATTCAGACTCTGTCTCCTGGAACAAGGACAAGCTGGACACTTTCTTACATATGCTGGATCTGCAGGCTAACGGACTACGCTCATGT CTcgagcacaaaatgaaaaagaaccAAAGATTGCCCTTATACTTCAAACGACTAAGAGACCTCACCAAGAACGACAAG CAGGAGAAGAACGAGGCCTGGGAGTGGATCAGAAAAGAGCTGCTTCAACTCTTCGTGCTCTTCGACTTTTTCCCTGCTCTCTCTTTGAATCGTGCTGCAAACGACATTCAGTAA
- the LOC128634500 gene encoding interferon a3 — protein sequence MFLRLVHLCVIVTLCSVSSGFSCRWINPKFKQHHGECLALLREMGEEISVNSSIPDNWRHWFFNQSHSQPEKQIWFIVQTLDEVSRLLEDSDSVSWNKDKLDTFLHMLDLQANGLRSCLEHKMKKNQRLPLYFKRLRDLTKNDKQEKNEAWEWIRKELLQLFVLFDFFPALSVNRAANDIQ from the exons ATGTTTCTACGTTTGGTGCACCTTTGTGTCATTGTGACTCTGTGCAGTGTGAGCTCTGGCTTCAGCTGTCGATGGATCAATCCTAAATTCAAGCAGCATCATGGGGAATGTTTAGCACTGCTTAGAGAAATG GGAGAGGAAATCAGCGTCAACTCCTCCATCCCAGATAACTGGCGTCACTGGTTCTTTAACCAAAGCCATTCTCAG CCAGAGAAACAGATCTGGTTCATCGTTCAGACTCTGGACGAGGTCTCTCGTTTATTGGAAGATTCAGACTCTGTCTCCTGGAACAAGGACAAGCTGGACACTTTCTTACATATGCTGGATCTGCAGGCTAACGGACTACGCTCATGT CTcgagcacaaaatgaaaaagaaccAAAGATTGCCCTTATACTTCAAACGACTAAGAGACCTCACCAAGAACGACAAG CAGGAGAAGAACGAGGCCTGGGAGTGGATCAGAAAAGAGCTGCTTCAACTCTTCGTGCTCTTCGACTTTTTCCCTGCTCTCTCTGTGAATCGTGCTGCAAACGACATTCAGTAA
- the LOC108262318 gene encoding interferon a3-like has translation MFLRLVHLCVIVTLCSVSSGFSCRWINPKFKQHHGECLALLREMGEEISVNSSIPDNWRHWFFNQSHSQPEKQIWFIVQTLDEVSHLLEDSDSVSWNKDKLDTFLHMVDLQANGLRSCLEYKMKKNKRLPLYFKRLRDLTKNDKQEKNEAWEWIRKELLQLFVLFDFFPALSVNRAANDIQ, from the exons ATGTTTCTACGTTTGGTGCACCTTTGTGTTATTGTGACTCTGTGCAGTGTGAGCTCTGGCTTCAGCTGTCGATGGATCAATCCTAAATTCAAGCAGCATCATGGGGAATGTTTAGCACTGCTTAGAGAAATG GGAGAGGAAATCAGCGTCAACTCCTCCATCCCAGATAACTGGCGTCACTGGTTCTTTAACCAAAGCCATTCTCAG CCAGAGAAACAGATCTGGTTCATCGTTCAGACTCTGGACGAGGTCTCTCATTTATTGGAAGATTCAGACTCTGTCTCCTGGAACAAGGACAAGCTGGACACTTTCTTACATATGGTGGATCTGCAGGCTAACGGACTACGCTCATGT CTCGagtacaaaatgaaaaagaacaaaagattGCCCTTATACTTCAAACGACTAAGAGACCTCACCAAGAACGACAAG CAGGAGAAGAACGAGGCCTGGGAGTGGATCAGAAAAGAGCTGCTTCAACTCTTCGTGCTCTTCGACTTTTTCCCTGCTCTCTCTGTGAATCGTGCTGCAAACGACATTCAGTAA
- the LOC128634499 gene encoding interferon a3, whose amino-acid sequence MFLRLVHLCVIVTLCSVSSGFSCRWINPKFKQHHGECLALLREMGEEISVNSSIPDNWRHWFFNQSHSQPEKQIWFIVQTLDEVSRLLEDSDSVSWNKDKLDTFLHMLDLQANGLRSCLEHKMKKNQRLPLYFKRLRDLTKNDKQEKNEAWEWIRKELLQLFVLFDFFPALSVNRAANDIQ is encoded by the exons ATGTTTCTACGTTTGGTGCACCTTTGTGTCATTGTGACTCTGTGCAGTGTGAGCTCTGGCTTCAGCTGTCGATGGATCAATCCTAAATTCAAGCAGCATCATGGGGAATGTTTAGCACTGCTTAGAGAAATG GGAGAGGAAATCAGCGTCAACTCCTCCATCCCAGATAACTGGCGTCACTGGTTCTTTAACCAAAGCCATTCTCAG CCAGAGAAACAGATCTGGTTCATCGTTCAGACTCTGGACGAGGTCTCTCGTTTATTGGAAGATTCAGACTCTGTCTCCTGGAACAAGGACAAGCTGGACACTTTCTTACATATGCTGGATCTGCAGGCTAACGGACTACGCTCATGT CTcgagcacaaaatgaaaaagaaccAAAGATTGCCCTTATACTTCAAACGACTAAGAGACCTCACCAAGAACGACAAG CAGGAGAAGAACGAGGCCTGGGAGTGGATCAGAAAAGAGCTGCTTCAACTCTTCGTGCTGTTCGACTTTTTCCCTGCTCTCTCTGTGAATCGTGCTGCAAACGACATTCAGTAA
- the LOC128634501 gene encoding interferon a3 — protein MFLRLVHLCVIVTLCSVSSGFSCRWINPKFKQHHGECLALLREMGEEISVNSSIPDNWRHWFFNQSHSQPEKQIWFIVQTLDEVSRLLEDSDSVSWNKDKLDTFLHMLDLQANGLRSCLEHKMKKNKRLPLYFKRLRDLTKNDKQEKNEAWEWIRKELLQLFVLFDFFPALSVNRAANDIQ, from the exons ATGTTTCTACGTTTGGTGCACCTTTGTGTCATTGTGACTCTGTGCAGTGTGAGCTCTGGCTTCAGCTGTCGATGGATCAATCCTAAATTCAAGCAGCATCATGGGGAATGTTTAGCACTGCTTAGAGAAATG GGAGAGGAAATCAGCGTCAACTCCTCCATCCCAGATAACTGGCGTCACTGGTTCTTTAACCAAAGCCATTCTCAG CCAGAGAAACAGATCTGGTTCATCGTTCAGACTCTGGACGAGGTCTCTCGTTTATTGGAAGATTCAGACTCTGTCTCCTGGAACAAGGACAAGCTGGACACTTTCTTACATATGCTGGATCTGCAGGCTAACGGACTACGCTCATGT CTcgagcacaaaatgaaaaagaacaaaagattGCCGTTATACTTCAAACGACTAAGAGACCTCACCAAGAACGACAAG CAGGAGAAGAACGAGGCCTGGGAGTGGATCAGAAAAGAGCTGCTTCAACTCTTCGTGCTGTTCGACTTTTTCCCTGCTCTCTCTGTGAATCGTGCTGCAAACGACATTCAGTAA